One Syntrophaceae bacterium DNA window includes the following coding sequences:
- a CDS encoding M48 family metalloprotease has product MLIVVLCGMVAACATNPVTGKDEIMLVSEDEEIKIGKSVYRDALWGAEGGGGEYHDPQLKRYLEGVVMRLHKVSHRPNLPLSFTVQNSSVPNAWAIPGHVVMTRGLLAGLENEGEFAYVMGHEIGHISARHSARHMTQNMLLGIALGIAALSIGDKDYGEAVLGLGAVGGQLLLLKYSRDDELEADRLGVEYMSRAGYNPNNAVSAHRNLEKVYKEYARSLGQEPAERSFFEEMLSTHPRTSVRIDEIQQMIQSAPRAALAGDGSNRAGYQAMTANLRKTNRVYTEYYDKAVRAFEKNRLAEANNLVSRAIAEDRYQAPFYALAGFIFLKQNRGADAERYFRGALSLQPNYQPALRGLGMMSYGAKDYAAAIEHTKKAVQIFPGDVTAQRLLGMSYYRTSNWRAAIDPLRVVAEANPKHKTIHGILGQCYENVNDRRAAYEHYKRQLQVAPDSESGRLAAARVQAWKPQFEPETPKKK; this is encoded by the coding sequence TTGCTCATCGTCGTGCTGTGCGGGATGGTGGCCGCCTGTGCGACGAATCCCGTGACGGGGAAGGACGAGATCATGCTCGTCTCCGAGGACGAGGAGATCAAGATCGGAAAGTCCGTCTACCGTGATGCGCTCTGGGGAGCCGAAGGGGGAGGGGGGGAATACCATGACCCGCAGCTCAAGCGCTACCTCGAGGGTGTCGTCATGCGTCTGCACAAGGTGTCACACCGGCCGAACCTGCCGCTGTCCTTCACGGTGCAGAACAGCTCGGTGCCCAATGCCTGGGCCATCCCGGGCCACGTGGTCATGACCCGCGGCCTGCTTGCGGGGCTGGAGAACGAGGGCGAGTTTGCCTACGTGATGGGGCACGAGATCGGGCACATCTCCGCCCGGCACTCTGCCCGCCACATGACGCAGAACATGCTCCTGGGGATCGCCCTGGGGATCGCCGCCCTCTCCATCGGGGACAAGGACTACGGAGAGGCGGTGCTGGGCCTGGGCGCCGTCGGGGGACAATTGCTCCTCCTGAAGTACAGCCGCGACGACGAGCTCGAGGCGGACCGCCTGGGTGTCGAGTACATGAGCCGGGCGGGCTACAACCCGAACAACGCCGTGAGCGCCCACCGGAACCTCGAGAAGGTCTACAAGGAATATGCCCGCTCTTTGGGCCAGGAACCGGCCGAGCGAAGCTTCTTCGAGGAAATGCTCTCCACGCACCCCCGGACGTCCGTCCGGATCGACGAGATCCAGCAGATGATCCAGTCGGCGCCGAGGGCGGCGCTCGCGGGCGACGGGTCGAACCGGGCGGGCTACCAGGCCATGACGGCGAACCTCCGGAAGACGAACCGGGTCTACACGGAGTACTACGACAAGGCCGTCCGGGCCTTCGAGAAGAACCGCCTGGCCGAGGCGAACAACCTCGTGAGCCGGGCGATCGCCGAGGACCGTTACCAGGCCCCCTTCTACGCCCTGGCGGGGTTCATCTTCCTCAAGCAGAACAGGGGCGCCGATGCCGAGCGCTACTTCCGGGGCGCCCTGTCGCTGCAGCCGAACTATCAGCCCGCCCTGCGCGGGCTCGGCATGATGAGCTACGGCGCGAAGGACTACGCTGCGGCCATCGAGCACACGAAGAAAGCCGTGCAGATCTTCCCCGGCGATGTGACCGCCCAGCGCCTGCTGGGCATGAGCTATTACCGGACCTCGAACTGGCGGGCGGCCATCGATCCGCTTCGCGTCGTCGCCGAGGCAAACCCGAAGCACAAGACGATCCACGGCATCCTGGGTCAGTGCTACGAAAACGTCAACGACAGGCGTGCGGCCTACGAGCACTACAAGCGCCAGCTTCAGGTGGCCCCGGACAGCGAATCGGGCAGGCTGGCGGCAGCCCGCGTCCAGGCGTGGAAGCCGCAGTTCGAGCCCGAGACGCCGAAAAAGAAGTGA